One stretch of Oxobacter pfennigii DNA includes these proteins:
- a CDS encoding glycine--tRNA ligase, translated as MATEKTMEKIVALCKARGFIYPGSEIYGGLANTWDYGPLGVEFKNNIKKAWWKKFIQESPYNVGVDCAILMNPQTWVASGHVGGFSDPLMDCKECKARFRADKLIEEHFVETGNKDALVDGWSNEKMLQYIKDNNIKCPECGAQNFTDIRKFNLMFKTFQGVTEDAKAEIFLRPETAQGIFVNFKNVQRTTRKKVPFGIGQIGKSFRNEITPGNFTFRTREFEQMELEFFCKPGEDMEWFLYWKDYCKNWLLSLGMIQENMRLRDHNKEELSHYSNATTDIEYLFPFGWGELWGIADRTDFDLKQHAKHSGEDLSYLDPFTNEKYVPYCIEPSLGADRVALAFLLDAYNEEDLGDGDSRVVLKLHPALAPIKAAVLPLSKKLNEGALSLYEKLQKKFNVEYDEAGSIGKRYRRQDETGTPFCITFDFDSLNDNSVTVRDRDTMQQVRISIDELEKFLEEKMVF; from the coding sequence ATGGCAACAGAAAAGACAATGGAAAAAATAGTAGCACTATGCAAGGCCAGAGGATTTATATATCCGGGCTCGGAGATATACGGCGGATTGGCTAATACCTGGGATTACGGCCCTCTGGGAGTGGAGTTTAAAAACAACATCAAAAAAGCCTGGTGGAAAAAGTTCATACAGGAATCCCCCTATAACGTAGGTGTGGACTGTGCAATATTGATGAACCCGCAAACCTGGGTTGCATCCGGCCACGTAGGCGGATTCAGCGATCCCTTAATGGACTGCAAGGAATGTAAGGCAAGATTCAGGGCGGATAAGTTAATCGAAGAACATTTCGTTGAAACAGGAAATAAAGACGCGCTGGTGGATGGCTGGAGCAATGAAAAGATGCTTCAGTACATTAAAGATAACAATATAAAATGCCCTGAGTGCGGAGCCCAAAATTTCACAGATATAAGGAAATTCAACCTTATGTTTAAAACCTTCCAGGGTGTAACAGAAGATGCGAAGGCAGAAATATTTTTAAGGCCGGAAACAGCACAGGGTATATTCGTTAATTTCAAAAACGTTCAAAGGACTACAAGAAAGAAAGTTCCTTTCGGAATAGGACAGATAGGAAAGTCCTTCAGAAACGAAATCACTCCCGGAAACTTTACTTTCAGAACCAGGGAATTTGAGCAGATGGAACTGGAATTCTTCTGCAAGCCCGGCGAAGATATGGAGTGGTTCCTATACTGGAAGGATTACTGCAAAAACTGGCTGTTAAGCTTAGGGATGATACAGGAGAACATGCGCTTAAGAGACCACAACAAAGAGGAATTATCTCACTACAGCAACGCAACAACCGATATAGAATACCTTTTCCCCTTTGGCTGGGGAGAGCTTTGGGGTATTGCTGACAGGACCGACTTTGACTTAAAGCAGCATGCAAAGCATTCAGGCGAAGATTTAAGCTATCTTGACCCCTTCACAAACGAAAAATATGTGCCTTATTGTATTGAGCCATCATTAGGAGCAGACAGGGTTGCCCTTGCCTTCTTATTGGATGCATATAACGAGGAAGACCTAGGCGACGGAGATTCAAGGGTGGTATTAAAACTTCACCCGGCATTGGCACCAATTAAGGCAGCAGTTTTACCGCTTTCAAAGAAATTAAATGAAGGGGCTTTAAGTCTCTATGAAAAGCTTCAGAAGAAATTCAACGTTGAATACGACGAAGCAGGAAGTATAGGGAAAAGATACAGAAGGCAGGACGAAACCGGAACACCTTTCTGCATAACCTTTGATTTTGACTCCTTAAATGACAATTCTGTCACTGTAAGGGACAGAGACACTATGCAGCAGGTGAGAATCAGCATTGATGAGCTGGAAAAATTCCTTGAAGAAAAAATGGTGTTTTAA